The Streptomyces sp. NBC_01244 genome contains a region encoding:
- a CDS encoding ABC transporter permease — translation MSAPATLPEVAVSAEPPVHKPSLKKRLVPYWLLLPGILWLLVFFVLPMVYQASTSVQTGSLEEGYEVTWHFQTYWDAFTEYYPQFLRSLLYAGTATALCLLLGYPLAYLIAFKAGRWRNLLLVLVIAPFFTSFLIRTLAWKTILADGGPVVGVLNTVGFLDVTSWLGMTEGDRVLATPLAVVCGLTYNFLPFMILPLYTSLERIDTRLHEAAGDLYARPATVFRKVTFPLSMPGVVSGTLLTFIPASGDYVNAELLGSTDTRMIGNVIQSQYLRILDYPTAAALSFILMAIVLVMVTIYIRRAGTEDLV, via the coding sequence GTGAGCGCCCCCGCGACCCTGCCCGAGGTCGCCGTCTCGGCCGAGCCCCCGGTGCACAAGCCGTCCCTGAAGAAGCGCCTGGTCCCGTACTGGCTGCTGCTCCCGGGCATCCTGTGGCTGCTCGTCTTCTTCGTGCTGCCGATGGTCTACCAGGCCTCGACCTCGGTGCAGACCGGCTCCCTCGAAGAGGGCTACGAGGTCACCTGGCACTTCCAGACGTACTGGGACGCCTTCACCGAGTACTACCCGCAGTTCCTGCGCTCCCTGCTCTACGCCGGCACCGCGACCGCGCTGTGCCTGCTGCTGGGCTATCCGCTGGCCTACCTGATCGCCTTCAAGGCGGGCCGCTGGCGCAACCTGCTCCTGGTGCTGGTCATCGCCCCGTTCTTCACCAGCTTCCTGATCCGCACCCTCGCCTGGAAGACGATCCTGGCCGACGGCGGTCCGGTGGTCGGCGTCCTCAACACCGTCGGCTTCCTGGACGTCACCAGCTGGCTCGGAATGACCGAGGGCGACCGCGTCCTCGCCACGCCGCTCGCGGTCGTCTGCGGTCTGACGTACAACTTCCTCCCCTTCATGATCCTTCCGCTCTACACCTCGCTGGAGCGCATCGACACCCGCCTCCACGAGGCGGCCGGGGACCTGTACGCCCGTCCCGCCACGGTCTTCCGCAAGGTGACCTTCCCGCTGTCCATGCCGGGCGTGGTCTCCGGGACCCTGCTCACCTTCATCCCGGCGAGCGGCGACTACGTCAACGCCGAACTGCTCGGCTCCACGGACACCCGCATGATCGGCAACGTCATCCAGTCGCAGTACCTGCGCATCCTCGACTATCCGACGGCGGCCGCGCTGTCCTTCATCCTCATGGCCATCGTGCTCGTCATGGTCACCATCTACATCCGCCGAGCGGGGACGGAGGACCTGGTCTGA
- a CDS encoding polyamine ABC transporter substrate-binding protein: MEQFEPDRLSAAQLAAMRRSLTSGRGALTRRSVLRASGVGALTLGGLSALAGCGIPPAKRAEGNAAASDDHSAQEKEINFSNWTEYMDTSEDEKSRPTLEEFTKRTGIKVKYTEDINDNVEFFGKIKPQLAAGQDTGRDLIVVTDWLASRIIRLGWAQKLDPSRLPHAYANLIPQFRSPDWDPGRAYSYPWTGINTVIAYNTKATGGKKVDSVTQMLDDPSLKGRVGFLTEMRDSVGMTLLDQGKDPAKFTDADYDAAIGRLQKGVDKKQIRRFTGNDYTADLDKGDLAACLAWAGDVIQLQAGNPDIQYAIPAPGYITSSDNLLVPVKARHKANAERLIDYYYEPPVAAQLAAYISYVCPVEGVKDELAKIDPELADNVLIVPDKAMAAKSHAFRSLTSEEETAYEEKFAKLIGA; the protein is encoded by the coding sequence ATGGAGCAGTTCGAGCCCGACCGCCTCTCGGCGGCGCAACTCGCCGCCATGCGGCGCAGCCTCACCAGCGGGCGCGGCGCCCTCACCCGCCGCTCCGTGCTGCGCGCCTCCGGAGTCGGAGCGCTCACCCTCGGCGGCCTGTCCGCGCTGGCCGGCTGCGGCATCCCGCCGGCCAAGCGCGCGGAGGGGAACGCCGCGGCCTCCGACGACCATTCGGCACAGGAGAAGGAGATCAACTTCTCCAACTGGACCGAGTACATGGACACCAGCGAGGACGAGAAGTCCCGTCCCACGCTGGAGGAGTTCACCAAGCGGACCGGCATCAAGGTCAAGTACACCGAGGACATCAACGACAACGTCGAGTTCTTCGGCAAGATCAAGCCCCAGCTCGCGGCGGGCCAGGACACCGGCCGCGACCTGATCGTCGTCACCGACTGGCTCGCTTCGCGCATCATCCGGCTCGGCTGGGCCCAGAAGCTGGACCCCTCCCGGCTGCCGCACGCCTACGCCAACCTGATCCCGCAGTTCCGCAGCCCCGACTGGGACCCGGGCCGCGCGTACAGCTACCCCTGGACCGGCATCAACACCGTCATCGCCTACAACACCAAGGCGACCGGCGGGAAGAAGGTCGACTCGGTCACGCAGATGCTCGACGACCCCTCCCTCAAGGGCCGCGTCGGCTTCCTCACCGAGATGCGCGACAGCGTCGGCATGACCCTGCTCGACCAGGGCAAGGACCCGGCGAAGTTCACCGACGCCGACTACGACGCGGCGATCGGCCGGCTCCAGAAGGGTGTGGACAAGAAGCAGATCCGCCGCTTCACGGGCAACGACTACACGGCGGACCTCGACAAGGGCGACCTCGCGGCCTGCCTGGCCTGGGCCGGCGACGTCATCCAGCTCCAGGCCGGCAACCCGGACATCCAGTACGCGATCCCGGCGCCCGGCTACATCACCTCCAGCGACAACCTGCTGGTCCCCGTGAAGGCCCGGCACAAGGCCAACGCCGAGCGGCTCATCGACTACTACTACGAGCCCCCGGTCGCGGCCCAGCTCGCCGCGTACATCAGCTACGTCTGCCCCGTCGAGGGCGTCAAGGACGAGCTGGCCAAGATCGACCCGGAGCTCGCGGACAACGTCCTGATCGTCCCCGACAAGGCGATGGCCGCCAAGTCGCACGCCTTCCGCTCCCTCACCAGCGAGGAAGAGACGGCGTACGAGGAGAAGTTCGCCAAGCTCATCGGAGCCTGA
- a CDS encoding ABC transporter ATP-binding protein, with protein sequence MTDKTEGGDVRLAGISKHYGSFTAVHPLDLTIPQGSFFALLGASGCGKTTTLRMIAGLEEPSTGTVSLGDREVTHLPPYKRPVNTVFQSYALFPHLDVSENIAFGLRRRGIKSVKKQVDDMLDLVQLGQFALRKPHQLSGGQQQRVAVARALINHPQVLLLDEPLGALDLKLRRQMQLELKRIQTEVGITFVHVTHDQEEAMTMADTVAVMNGGRVEQLGAPAELYENPKTTFVANFLGTSNLIEAEVLEAGASDVVVSSAGTKLRVPASRCSTTPRAGGKLLVGVRPEKISLVHADAADTVEAGRNKIAGKIAATSFIGVSTQFVIDSPVCPELEVYVQNIERDARLVPGADVILHWNPDHTFGLDAAQDIDAGIETVEESA encoded by the coding sequence ATGACTGACAAGACCGAAGGCGGCGACGTCCGCCTCGCCGGGATCAGCAAGCACTACGGATCCTTCACCGCCGTGCACCCGCTGGATCTCACCATCCCCCAGGGCTCCTTCTTCGCCCTGCTCGGCGCCTCGGGCTGCGGGAAGACCACCACCCTGCGCATGATCGCCGGCCTGGAGGAGCCCTCCACCGGCACCGTCAGCCTCGGCGACCGCGAGGTCACGCACCTGCCGCCGTACAAGCGCCCGGTCAACACCGTCTTCCAGAGCTACGCCCTCTTCCCGCACCTCGACGTCTCGGAGAACATCGCCTTCGGGCTGCGCCGCCGCGGCATCAAGTCGGTCAAGAAGCAGGTCGACGACATGCTGGACCTCGTCCAGCTCGGCCAGTTCGCCCTGCGCAAGCCGCACCAGCTCTCCGGCGGCCAGCAGCAGCGCGTCGCCGTCGCCCGCGCGCTCATCAACCACCCACAGGTGCTGCTCCTCGACGAGCCGCTCGGTGCCCTCGACCTCAAGCTGCGCCGTCAGATGCAGCTGGAGCTCAAGCGCATCCAGACCGAGGTCGGCATCACCTTCGTGCACGTCACGCACGACCAGGAGGAAGCCATGACCATGGCCGACACGGTCGCCGTGATGAACGGCGGCCGCGTCGAACAGCTCGGCGCCCCCGCCGAGCTCTACGAGAACCCGAAGACGACCTTCGTGGCGAACTTCCTCGGCACCTCCAACCTGATCGAGGCCGAGGTCCTGGAAGCCGGCGCGTCCGACGTCGTCGTCTCCTCGGCCGGTACGAAGCTGCGCGTCCCGGCGTCGCGATGTTCGACCACACCCCGCGCCGGCGGCAAGCTGCTGGTCGGGGTGCGCCCGGAGAAGATCTCCCTGGTCCACGCGGACGCGGCGGACACCGTCGAGGCCGGCCGCAACAAGATCGCCGGCAAGATCGCGGCCACCTCCTTCATCGGAGTCTCCACCCAGTTCGTCATCGACAGCCCGGTCTGCCCGGAGCTGGAGGTGTACGTGCAGAACATCGAGCGCGACGCCCGCCTCGTCCCCGGCGCCGACGTGATACTGCACTGGAACCCGGACCACACCTTCGGGCTGGACGCCGCTCAGGACATCGACGCCGGCATCGAGACGGTCGAGGAGAGCGCGTGA